Part of the Uloborus diversus isolate 005 chromosome 9, Udiv.v.3.1, whole genome shotgun sequence genome is shown below.
CTTGAAACGATTTTTTCCAACCGCGCTAACAAGCGAGCGCCATCGAAATCCTCTACGCGTATCAAATGCATAGAAGCTTTCTTCTCTAAAAGCATATCCTTAAGGCAATTAAGTTGTCTCATTAATCCATCCATGTCCTGGGTTAAAAATTGGGCCCCCTTCTGCAAACTTTGGCCTTGTCTCCTGTCatccaaaaatagtttaagtttCAAAGGGCTAAGGGGTACTGTCAGAGGGAGCTTTTCGAAGCATTCAATTGCACTTGGCACTTCGGTGTCCCTTAAGTCCCGTGCCGGACCCTTTTTTGGTGTCCCCAACTTTTTATCCGGAAAATTGATATTTGATGCTGCCTGACTGTTACTTGCAGCGTTGAATGCGAGTGGTTGAGCACCTGAAAAAATATAACATCAAGATCAATGATTATTCTGCAGTGTTCAAGTCGTTTTTAATTACAGCAATATGCAGTGTAACTACAAAAAATGGTTAAAAGATCCAAAGACTTAACTATTGTACACTTGCCAACCTCACAAAATAGAAAAGTagaagagatgaaaaaaaaaaaaaaaaacaggagacaTTTCTGTATTTTGAAAGCAGACAATTGCTAGTGAAAATTgataattttcatgttctttgacgtgaattataaaaaaattaattcacaaGACACAATATTATTTCAAGGCAACTTTCTTCAATCTGGTAATTGCTTTAAGAGtgaaactttaaagaaaaaattgttattaaatatctgctagacaaataattaaaattgaaaatttgtgttaATGTTTATTAAATTTGCAAGAATATCTGCTTTAGCATTCAGGGGTACGTCTAGGTTTTTATTTCAGGGTCCGCcgattgtaaaaaaataagtttttgtgaactttttgcttttcttggaaaaaaaaaaattaaaagaaaaattatcaatctattttttatagaaagaaaTTATACGTTATCATAGCGTCTACGATGTTTACGATGTTGTATAATGCAACACTATTTAGCTATCATAAATCTATTCTTAAATCCGTTTGGCTCAGAGGACTTCATTGGGGATGACTTTGAAGTTGGAGTgcttttttactgatattttgttCTCAGATGAATTGGTTGATCTTAAAAGTGATGaaagaattgtttttacaaatgaaattttatgaaagatctaattttaagatttgaaattttgtgaagtggCCGCTTTTACGATGCAAAATTTTGTCAAGGAGACTCAAAGCGGACATAATTTGCGTCAAAATCAATACCTGGCATTGTACAAAAGTGTTCTGTCCACATTTTTGGTGGACCAAtcatctgacccccccccccgccaacgGAAACATTTGAAAAGATTAACGAATGAAAAcagatataaataaaataaacaattaattttaattctgaaagtttgaattcaaattatgttttccgcaatcacgagcaGCGACAGGACCctctcattagagttattgtttctagaaacggcttctgtcccaccaagcctgcccctcctcttgggcggttacgtgtctGTGTAGGCTTGTgagtgcatagacctgtgtgtatgcacgttggcgtgtgtatagtgtatgtgtgtaaaagcacgtgtgtgtgtgagagagtgtgtatgtgtatgagcgtgcgtgtgtgtaggacatggacgcaatcGACCAGAAGAAGCGGATTGCtcgggaccggaggagccgcacctgcagaggacggtggggttgaaaaaggaaccaaacatcaaggacggtcaaataaaaacaattagcaatcgtgattgcttaaaaatcaaattaaatcaaTTAGTAATTCGGACCCTTACATTTCTCGacagaacaaaaataaaagtttgtacTTACCTCTTCAAAGTTTTGAAGCATTTCATAACACTGTTACTTCTAtcgtttaaaaatagaaaaaaaatccgtaaaaatggcAGAACATCCTACAAACGTacactattttgaaaatttaacagaATTCTGGTTTTGATTGCAGGAAAACTAGAATTCCGTTATTTTATCCTtgtcttttaatttaaactttcgttaccgctgcaaaaataaaaatagtttcctCTGTTTtttggcgggggagggggggagatggCCCCACAAGAGAGAGTGGTTATACTTGGACCTGCAggagactgggggggggggtcccccccccccaaaaaaaaacgaaagtcgatttttcaagtcgcacaccctcttatgtttttccttttgagtcaaggaaaaaaaaaatgtaaaaaaagtcaaacttctTCAGCTTGAGTAAGCTTGTCCCGAGCCGGAAACGATTGCTCCTCCAAGTCCTTGATAGATTTGATTGCACTTTTTCCGCCCCTAGGGGGGATGTACCACTATTCTACATGTTACCCTCTTGATAATAAAATGCCTGAATCAATCATACTAACCCACTAATTGCATATTTCTTTGTTCTTGCCTATAACAAACTCTTCTGATCTCTGCAGCAGTGTAATCTATACTCGTAAACATTTGTTTCATATAAAGCAAAACTTCTTCAGCTTCAGTAAGCTTGTCTCGAGCCAAAAACAATTGCTCCTCCAGGTCCTTGACATATTTGATTGTACTTTCAGGTATGGGTTGAGAAAAGTATTCCGAGTCGTTTGTTGTCGACATATCGTCCATTTCCGTCTCGCAAATTTCTGATGGAAGTAGATTCTCCGTGTTTTGACTAAAAAGGAAACAAGTAATACATTAATTCAGTAATTTAAactttattgctattattattattattattttgtgtaacATTGGCGGTGAGTTGAAATTCTTCGGTTATTAGCTGTAGGTAGTTTTGACGGGCAAGAGTAAAAGCTCttcatgttaaaaaaagtaaatctcGCCAAATAAAGACAATAAGTAATGCTCAATAGAACGCCAAAAATCCGAacgtcaaaaatacaaaacatcaaaaatccTAAGAACAATGAtacttaaattttgttaaaaatgtaattacaatAGAATTTCGTTTATCCGGCTTCCGTTTATCCAGAGAAAATTTGCAGCGTCAAATATACAATCGAAtcttgataactcgaagtttataacactcaaatattcttttatctggaagtttttattgggtctcaaacttttgagactgttgtggaaacttcgtattactcgaactaccaattatttaaacgttttaaccggtcccttgggacttcgagttatcaagaCTATTTACTTTACTATTTACTTTCataataactttaaattattttgattccAAGAACGGAGCAACAAAAATGCCAAATAttcggtttttgttttgattaaaagtaCAACTCCTGCACAGAACATATATAATAAAGCACAGTAGTacaaatttagcaaaaaatacGGCGTACTTGGAGCTTCAATTCGACGACACTGCAACTG
Proteins encoded:
- the LOC129230688 gene encoding uncharacterized protein LOC129230688 codes for the protein MDDMSTTNDSEYFSQPIPESTIKYVKDLEEQLFLARDKLTEAEEVLLYMKQMFTSIDYTAAEIRRVCYRQEQRNMQLVGAQPLAFNAASNSQAASNINFPDKKLGTPKKGPARDLRDTEVPSAIECFEKLPLTVPLSPLKLKLFLDDRRQGQSLQKGAQFLTQDMDGLMRQLNCLKDMLLEKKASMHLIRVEDFDGARLLARLEKIVSSLQH